From one Enterobacter kobei genomic stretch:
- the yebS gene encoding membrane integrity lipid transport subunit YebS yields the protein MALKISQVTPDKKITVHSVGDALPRAHYQRCPQCDTLFALPVMKSHQSAWCPRCDAKIRDGRDWSLTRLAAMAVTMLLLMPFAWSEPLLRFYLLGTRIDANLLMGIWQMTAQGDPLTAAMVFFCAVGAPLVLVAAIAYLWFGNILGMNLRPVLLMIERLKEWVMLDIYLVGIGVASIKVQDYAFLQPGVGLLAFIALVILSILTIIHLNVEQLWERFYPQRPATRPHENLRVCLGCHFTGLPDARGRCPRCHIPLRLRRRQSIQKCWAALLASMVFLLPANLLPISVVYINGARQEDTIMSGIISLGSSNIAVAAIVFIASILVPFTKVLVMLTLLVSIHFKCEQGLRTRVLLLRLVTWIGRWSMLDLFVISLTMSLINRDQLLAFTMGPAAFYFGAAVILTILAVEWLDSRLLWDAHESGNPRFTD from the coding sequence ATCACCGTTCATTCGGTTGGTGATGCTTTGCCTCGTGCACATTATCAGCGTTGCCCGCAGTGCGATACGCTTTTTGCGTTACCGGTGATGAAATCGCACCAGAGCGCCTGGTGTCCGCGGTGTGACGCTAAGATCCGCGATGGTCGGGACTGGTCGCTCACCCGTCTGGCAGCGATGGCTGTCACCATGCTGTTACTAATGCCCTTTGCCTGGAGCGAGCCTTTACTGCGCTTCTATTTGCTGGGCACCCGCATTGATGCCAATCTTCTGATGGGGATCTGGCAGATGACCGCCCAGGGCGATCCATTAACCGCAGCAATGGTTTTCTTCTGTGCTGTCGGTGCACCACTGGTGCTGGTCGCCGCCATTGCCTATTTGTGGTTCGGCAATATTCTCGGTATGAACCTGCGCCCGGTGCTGCTGATGATCGAGCGGCTGAAAGAGTGGGTGATGCTGGATATTTATCTGGTCGGCATCGGTGTCGCCTCCATCAAGGTGCAGGATTACGCTTTCCTGCAACCGGGCGTCGGGCTGCTGGCGTTTATCGCGCTGGTGATCCTCAGCATCCTGACGATTATCCACCTCAACGTGGAGCAGCTGTGGGAGCGATTTTATCCCCAGCGGCCAGCGACCCGTCCACATGAGAACCTGCGCGTCTGCCTCGGCTGCCATTTCACCGGCCTGCCGGATGCCCGTGGACGCTGCCCACGCTGCCATATTCCGCTACGCTTACGCCGTCGGCAGAGCATTCAGAAATGCTGGGCGGCGCTGCTGGCATCGATGGTCTTTCTGTTACCTGCGAATCTGTTGCCCATCTCGGTGGTCTACATTAACGGTGCGCGTCAGGAAGACACCATCATGTCGGGGATTATTTCGCTGGGCAGCAGCAATATCGCCGTCGCCGCAATAGTCTTTATCGCCAGTATTCTGGTGCCCTTCACCAAGGTTCTGGTGATGCTGACGCTGCTTGTCAGCATTCACTTTAAATGTGAGCAAGGTTTACGGACTCGTGTATTGTTATTGCGGCTGGTGACCTGGATTGGGCGCTGGTCGATGCTGGATTTATTTGTCATTTCTCTCACCATGTCTTTGATTAATCGCGATCAGCTGCTCGCGTTTACGATGGGGCCAGCTGCGTTTTATTTCGGCGCAGCGGTAATTTTGACTATTCTTGCTGTGGAATGGCTGGACAGCCGCTTACTTTGGGATGCACATGAGTCAGGAAACCCCCGCTTCACCGACTGA